The Altererythrobacter sp. H2 genomic sequence GCTGCTCCGGCAGTCGGCCAGTAATCGCACCCAGGGTTGAAGAGAACGAACATGGCAACCACCGCGAACACCTTCCAGGCTCACGGCGATGACCACGCCCATCATGATGCCGATCACAAGCCGGCGTTCTTTGCGCGCTGGTTCATGTCGACCAACCACAAGGACATCGGCACGCTCTACCTGATCTTCGCCATCTGTGCGGGGATCATCGGTGGTGTGATTTCGGGCGTAATGCGCGCCGAACTGGCCGAGCCGGGCATCCAGGTGCTCGGCTGGTGGGTCGAGATCATGGGTGGCGAGTCCAGCTTCGAGGCCAACGCCCACTTGTGGAACGTGTTCATCACCGCCCACGGCCTGATCATGGTGTTCTTCATGGTCATGCCGGCGATGATCGGCGGTTTCGGTAACTGGTTCGTGCCGCTGATGATCGGCGCGCCGGATATGGCGTTCCCGCGCATGAACAACATTTCGTTCTGGCTCACTGTGGCCGGTTTCATGAGCCTGATGTTCTCGACTTTCGTCCCCGGCGGACCGGAAGGTAACGGCGCCGGGATCGGCTGGACCGCCTATGCGCCGCTGTCGACCAGCGGTTCGGTTGGCCCGGCAACGGACTTTGCGATCTTCTCGCTCCACCTCGCCGGTGCAGCGTCGATCATGGGGGCCATCAACTTCATCACCACCATCTTCAACATGCGCGCACCGGGCATGACCCTGCACAAGATGCCGCTGTTCGTGTGGTCGGTGCTGGTCACCGCGTTCCTGCTGCTGCTGGCCCTGCCGGTGCTGGCCGCTGCGATTACCATGCTGCTGACCGACCGCAACTTCGGCACGACCTTCTTCAACCCGGCCGGTGGTGGTGACCCGGTGCTCTACCAGCACCTGTTCTGGTTCTTCGGCCACCCCGAAGTCTACATCATGATCCTGCCCGGTTTCGGCATCATCAGCCAGATCGTGGCGACCTTCAGCCGCAAGCCGGTGTTCGGCTACCTCGGCATGGCTTACGCCATGGTCGCGATCGGCGTGGTCGGCTTCGTCGTGTGGGCGCACCACATGTACACCGTCGGCATGGACGTGAACACGAAGATGTACTTCACGGCGGCCACCATGGTGATCGCGGTTCCGACCGGCGTGAAGATCTTCAGCTGGATTGCCACGATGTGGGGCGGCTCGATCGAGTTCAAGTCACCGATGGTCTGGGCGATCGGGATGATCTTCCTGTTCACCGTGGGCGGCGTGACCGGCGTCTATCTCGCCAACGGCGGTATCGACGATGTGGTCCACGACACCTACTTCGTGGTGGCACACTTCCACTACGTGCTGTCGATGGGTGCCGTGTTCTCGCTCTTCGCGGGCTTCTACTACTGGTTCCCGAAGATGAGCGGACGGATGCACTCGGAGTTCCTGAGCCACGTGCATTTCTGGATCTTCTTCATCGGTGTGAACATGATCTTCTTCCCGATGCACTTCCTCGGGCTGCAGGGCATGCCGCGTCGCTACCCCGACTATCCGGAGGCCTACAGCTACTGGAACGAGATCGCGACGATCGGCTACACCGTGATGGCAGTCTCGATGGTCGTGTTCTTCGTCAACATGATCTACGCCTTCGTGGCGGGCAAGAAGGCGGGCGACAATCCCTGGGGTGAAGGTGCGACCACGCTCGAGTGGACCCTGTCGAGCCCGCCGCCTTACCACCAGTTCGAAACGCTCCCGGTGATCGAAGATCACCACGACTACCACGATCACCGCCCCGTTACCGCCTGATCGGCGGGCCCTTGGGGAAGGGCCGGGGTGATGCACCAGGGGAGGGGCGCGCTGGAGACGGTGCGCCCCCCTTGCTTTAACGAAGAGCCCGAGGCGCAAAATTCCGTCTCAGGCTTGGAAAAGATCGGATCAACCGCCTGTGACAACCGCGCCAACAGCCACTGTCCCGCTTCCGGCGGAATGGCGCGATTTCTTCGCGCTGACCAAGCCGCGGGTGATGAGCCTGGTGATCTTCACCGGCCTGTGCGGCCTGCTGGCAGCGCCGGGCAGCATTCACCCCGTGCTCGGCTTCACCGCGATCCTGTGCATCGCGATGGGCGCCGGCGGGGCCGCTGCGCTCAACATGTGGTGGGAGGCCGATCTTGATGCCGGGATGAAGCGGACGGCTGCCCGGCCAATCCCCGGCGGGCGGATGGACCCGACCAGCGCGCGGGACTTCGGGATCGGCCTGTCGGTTGGCTCTGTGCTGCTGATGGGCCTGGGCATTGGCTGGCTCGCAGCATCGATCCTGGCCGTATCCATCGTCTATTATGCCGTGATCTACACCATCTGGCTCAAGCCCCGCACGCCGCAGAACATCGTGATCGGTGGCGGCGCAGGCGCCTTCCCGCCGCTGATCGGCTGGGTGGCGGTGACCGGCGACGTGACGCTGATGCCGGTGCTGCTGTTCGCGATCATCTTCATGTGGACGCCGCCGCATTTCTGGGCGCTCGCACTGTTCGTGCAGATTGATTACGCCAAGGTCGGCATCCCGATGATGCCGGTGGTGCGCGGCGAGGCATCGACCCGCAAGCAGATCCTGGTCTATTCCATCCTGCTGTTGCCGGTTGCCGTGGCCCCGTGGTTCGTCGGGGGAACTGGCGCGCTCTATGGTGTGGTGGCCCTGGTCCTTTCCGCGCTGTTCGTGGCGCTGGCTGTGCCCGTGGCCACGCGCCGCGCAGGGGAGGGCGACACCATGCGCCCCGAAAAGCGCCTGTTCTCCTTCAGCGTGCTCTACCTGTTCCTGCTTTTCGCAGCGCTCGTCGCGGACGCGCTTGTCCGCCAGCAAGGATGGCTATCGTGACCCCTGATGAACTCGCCGAATACCGCCGCCGCCAGAAGGCGCGCAATCTCGTGCTCGGCGGCGTGCTCGTGTTTTTCGTGATCCTGTTCTACGCTCTGACCATTGTGAGGATGTAGCTGCCATGACCACCATGCCGCTGGAAGACCGCAACCGCCGGGTCGGGTTCTATGCCCTGCTCGGGGCAGTGGCCATGCTGGGCCTGGGCTATGCGGCCGTCCCTCTCTACGACCTGTTCTGCCGGGTGACCGGCTTCGGCGGGACCACCCAGAAGGCGACCGAACAGGAAGCCACCCTGGCCGAACGCATGGCGCGCAGTGCCGGGGCCCGCGAGATATCGATCCGTTTCGACGCCAGCACCGCGCGGGACATGCCCTGGGCATTCAAGCCGGAACAGGTGACCGAAAAGGTCCAGATCGGGGTCCGGGATCTTGCCTTCTACACCGCCCGCAATGACAGCGGCGTGCCCATCACCGGCACCGCCACCTTCAATGTCGAGCCGGAACAGGCGGGCAAGTATTTCCACAAGGTGCAGTGCTTCTGCTTCACCGAACAGGTGCTCCAGCCGGGGCAGGAAGTGCGGATGCCGGTGCTCTATTTCGTCGATCCGGCCATCCTCAATGATCCGAACATGCGTGATACCCAGCAGATCACCTTGAGCTACACCTTCCACAAGTCAGCGATTCAGCCGAAAATTCCTGCGTCCTGACACTGGACCAAGCGCAACCGCCCGATTAAGGGCCAGACAAAGCATACTGACGGGGTACACGATTCATGGCCGGCACCGCGAACCACGATTATCACATTCTTCCGCCTGACATCTGGCCGTTCCTCGGCTCGGTCTCGGCGCTGACCTTTACCAGCGGCATGGTGCTGATGATGCACGACATGGCCAGTTGGCAGATCGTGCTCGGTCTGGGGATTGCGGGCCTGATCGCCACGTTCTTCAGCTGGTTCGGCAATATCGTGAAGGAAGCGCAGGCCGGGTATCATACCCCGGTGGTGCAGCTGCACCTGCGTTATGGCATGATCACCTTCATTGCTTCCGAAGTGATGTTCTTCGTCGGCTGGTTCTGGGCGTGGTTCGATTTCTCGCTGTTTCCTTCGGTGATTTCCGAGGTGGTGGCGGGCCAGTGGCCGCCCAAGGCGGTCGAAGCCGTGCTCGATCCGTTCAAGCTGCCGCTGCTCAACACGCTGATCCTGCTGTGCTCGGGCACCACGGTGACCTGGGCGCACCACTCGCTGATCCATGGTGACCGCGAAGGCCTGAAGAAGGGCCTGTGGCTGACCATCCTGCTGGGCCTGCTGTTCACCGCCATCCAGGCCTATGAATACAGCCACGCGCCGTTCCCGTTCGGCGAGAACACCTATGGTTCGGCCTTCTACATGGCGACCGGGTTCCACGGCTTCCACGTCCTGGTCGGCACGATCTTCCTGATCGTCTGCCTGGTGCGGACCTACAAGGGCCACTTCACCCCGCGCCAGCACTTCGGTTTCGAAGCGGCTGCGTGGTACTGGCACTTCGTCGACGTGGTGTGGCTGTTCCTGTTTGTCGCCATCTATGTCTTCGGAGGCGGGGACGCCCCGAAGATCTGATCGCTGATGAACGGCCCAGTGCCTGACAATCGAGGGGGGCAGCCAAGCATTCGCGAGGCTGCCCTTTTCGGTCTCTGCCCCCAGTGCGGCGCGAAGACGCTGTTCGAAGGGGTCGCCCAGTTCGCGCCCCGTTGCCGGGCCTGCGGGCTCGATCTCACCAAGTTCAATGTGGGTGACGGACCGGCCGCGTTCCTCACCCTGATCATTGGCGGGCTGATTGTCGGGCTGGCCCTGTGGCTGGAAATCGCGGTGACGCCGCCGTTCTGGGTCCACGCGCTGCTGTGGATCCCGCTGACATTCGGGCTGGTCATCTACGGCCTGCGCGTGGCCAAGGCAGCCTTGCTGGCAAGCGAGTATAGCAACAAGGCGGGTGAAGCGGGGCGGGATCAGGATTAATGCGCAAGATTCCCATCGTGCCGACGCTGGTCGTATTGCTGGCAGTCGCGATCATGATCGCCCTGGGCGTCTGGCAACTTGGCCGGGCTGAGGAAAAGGATGCGCTGCTCCAGCGTTATGCCGCCGCCGGGGCTTCAACGGACGCGGTCGCCTGGCCGATCAATGGCGATGCGGCCGAGCGCGTGCTCTACCGGCGTTCGCGGATCACCTGCGAGAGCCTCTCCGCGATGAAGCAGGTTGCCGGAACGGCGGCCAGCGGCGCGCGGGGTTGGGCCCATCGTGCAACCTGCACCCTGCCCGGGGGCGAGGCTTCGGCGCTGGTCGACATTGGCTGGTCTGCTGTGCCCAATCCCGCCGCCTGGACCGGCGGCCAGGTGAGCGGAATCATGGCACCGGGTCCGCGTCTGGTCGCTGACCCACCGCTGGCCGGTCTAGAACCGCTGGCCAGGCCCGATCCGCGCGAACTGCCCAACAACCACCTGTCCTACGCCGTGCAGTGGTTCCTCTTCGCGCTGACGGCACTGGTGATCTACGGTATTGCCCTGCGCCGCCGCTGGCGCGACCGCAGCTGAGCTTGGGGCGGGGCAAAGCGCCCTCGCTTGCCGAGGGCAGGCAGCATCGCTAGGCGGCAGGCACGATGGAATATATCTCGACCCGAGGAGCGGCTCCGGCGCTCGATTTCGAAGGCGCCACGCTGGCGGGCCTCGCGCCCGATGGCGGGCTCTATGTCCCACGCCAATGGCCGCGTTTTTCGCCCGACGAGATTACCGCCATGCGCGGCCTGCCTTATGCCACGCTTGCGGCGCGGGTGATGCAGCCGTTTGTCGGCGACTGCCTGGCCCCTGAACGGTTGCAGGCCATGTGCGACGCCGCATACGGCCGCTTTGCCCACAAGGCGGTGACCCCGCTGGTCCAGCTTGACGAGCAGCACTGGGTACTGGAGCTGTTTCACGGGCCCACCCTGGCATTCAAGGACGTGGCACTGCAGCTGCTCGGCCTGCTGTTCGAGGAATTCCTGAACCGCCGGGCCGAGAACCTGACCATTGTCGGGGCAACCAGCGGGGATACCGGGTCCGCCGCGATCGACGCCGTGGCCGGGCGCGAGGGAATCGATATCTTCATGCTCCACCCGCGCGGCCGGGTGAGTGATGTCCAGCGCCGCCAGATGACCACGGTGCTTGCCCCCAACGTTCATAACATCGCCATCGACGGCAGCTTTGACGATGCCCAGGCGATGGTGAAGCGGATGTTCAATGATCCGGATGTGACCGGCCGGTTCCGCATCGGCGCGGTCAACTCGATCAACTGGGCGCGGCTGATGGCGCAAGTGGTCTATTACTTCGCCACCGCGCTCCAGCTGGGCGCGCCCGAACGCAAGGTCGCCTTCAGCGTCCCCACCGGCAACTTCGGCGACGTGTTCGCGGGTTACGTAGCAGCCAGGATGGGCCTGCCGGTCGAACGGCTGATCGTGGCCACCAACGTCAACGACATTCTCCACCGCGCACTGAGCGAGGGTGACTATTCCGCCGGCACGGTCACCCCTACCGCTGCACCGAGCATGGACATCCAGGTGTCCTCCAACTTCGAGCGGCTGCTGTTCGATCTTGGCGGGCGCGACGGGGTGGCCATGGCCGAGCAGATGCGGGGGTTCGAGGCGAGCAAGGCGATGCGCCTGACCAATGCCCAGCGGGAAGGTGCAGCGGCGCTGTTCACCAGCGCGCGGGCCGATGCCGATGACACGGCGCAGGCCATGCGCTGGGCCTACGAGCAGTGCGGCCAGGTGCTCGATCCCCACACGGCGATCGGCCTCCATGCCGCGCGGGAGAGTGGTCTCGGCGCCGATATCCCGGTCATAACGCTCGCCACCGCGCATCCGGCCAAGTTTCCGGACCCGGTCGAGCGGGCGACCGGCCTGCGCCCGACCTTGCCTGCCCGGGTGGGCGACCTGTTCCAGCGCGAGGAACGGTTCACCGAGCTGGCGGGTGGGTACGACAATGTCGCGGCCTACATTACCGAACGCGCCGTGCCGGCAGCCTGATGGCTGAAGTTGTTCTCGATCCCGTGCTGATGGTGGGCGAGGGGTGGGATGCTTACCGGCTGCTCGACAGCGGGCATGGCCGCAAGTGGGAGCAATACGGCCCCTACCGCTTCATCCGCCCTGAACCGCAGGCAATGTGGAGCCCGCGCGTCGAGGAATGGCAGGCCGACGGCGAATTCGTGCCCGGTTCGGACGAGGATGGCGGCGGGCGGTGGAGCCTGTCACCCGAAGTCCCCGCCGAAGGTTGGCCTCTGGCATGGCGCATTGCGCGCTTCACCGCCCAATGCACCCCGTTCCGGCACCTCGGCTTCTTCCCCGATATGGCCCCGGTGTGGGACTGGATGGGAACGCAGCTAAGCCCTGCCTCGGCGGAGGGGCACACGACGCTCAACCTGTTCGGCTACACCGGAGTCGGCTCGCTGGCGCTGAGCGAATACGGCCCGGTGGTTCACGTCGATGCGAGCAAGAAATCGGTCGCGCAGGCGCGGGACAACGCCGCCCTTTCAGGCATGGCCGATCGCCCGATCCGCTGGCTGATCGATGACGCGACGAAGTTCGCCGCGCGCGAAGTGCGGCGGGGGCGGCGCTATGACGGCATCATTCTCGATCCGCCCAAGTTCGGGCGCGGCCCCGACGGCGAGGTCTGGCGTCTGGAAGATGGCCTGCCCGGGCTGGTGGGCGATTGCGGTCAGTTGCTGGATGACAGCAGCCGCTTCCTGTTCCTGACAGTCTATGCGGTGCGGATGAGCAGCCTTGCCCTGGCTGGCTTGCTGGCTGAAAAGCTCGCCCATCTGCCCGGCGTGATCGAGCATGGCGACCTGTGCGTGCGGGAAAGCGGGGAGGGTGCACGGCATCTGCCCACCGCGATCTTCGCACGTTGGCGGCAAAACGGCTAAGGCGGCAGACAATGGCTGATTCGCTGATCCTTGAAGTGACCGATCTCGAGCATGACGTGCTCACCGGGATCTATTCCGAAGAAACCGGCAAGCCGCAGCCCTTGCGGATCAGCATCGCCGCGCGCCTGAAGTGCGCCGAGCATTACGCGCCTGACACGCCGCTCGACGCGAGCAAGAATTACATGGACCTCAAGTTCGCCGCGACCGGCGCGCTGCCGGAGGGGGTTCACTTCAAACTGATCGAGGCCGTGGCAGACCACATCTGCGAAACCCTGTTCCTGCAGGACGACCGGGTCGAGGCGGTTACCGTCAAGATCGTCAAGCTGGCGATTGCCGAGGCGAACGAGAAGATCGGCATTACCATGACCCGGGAGCGGCGCTGACATGGCGGGGCAGGCGGTCCTGACGGTCGGCGCCCTGTCTGCCGCTGCGCTGGATGCCGCTTCGCAGTTCCATCACGAGTGGGTCGGGCAGGTCAGGCAGCAGGCCGAGCAGGGCGCCGACGCGGTCGCAATCGTCATGCGGCCTGCGCCGGTGGATCACACCGACTGGCGGCGCGCTGCTGCCCGTGACCTTGCCCGGGCCCTGGCACCGGTTCGCGTCAATGTGCTGTCGGGCAGCGATGAAGCCGCGATTTCCGCGACGCTCACATATTTGGGAAATGCGCCGGGCGTCACGGGGCACTATCTCCCGCTTCATGGAAATTGATACCGCCGCTGCGCGTGTGCCGGAATCGGGGCCTGAACCAGGTGCCGTAATGCTGCGTGACGGCTTCGGGCGCCGGATAAGCTATCTCCGCCTTTCGGTGACCGACCGGTGCGACTTGCGCTGCGGCTACTGCATGCCGGAAAAGATGCAGTTCCTGCCCCGGCGCGAGGTGCTGAGCCTGGAAGAGCTCTACCACCTATCGCTCGGCTTCATCGCGCGCGGGATCACCAAGATCCGCCTGACCGGCGGCGAACCGCTGGTGCGCCGCGACATGCCGGACCTGCTGCGTGCGCTTGGCAGGCTGCTGGGTGCCCATGGCGGGCAAGGGCGCCTGGACGAGCTCACGCTCACCACCAATGGCACGCAACTGGCGGGCTTTGCAGGCCAGATTGCCGATGCCGGGGTCAAGCGGATCAATGTCTCGCTCGATACGCGCGATCCCGCCCTGTTCGCCCGGCTGACCCGGCGTGACCGGCTGGCGGATGTCCTCACCGGCATAGCGGCGGCCAAAGCGGCCGGGCTCAGGGTCAAGATCAATACGGTCGCCCTGAAGGGGCTGAACGAGGATGAAATCCCTGAACTGATCCGATGGGCCCATGGCGAAGGCCATGACCTGACCCTGATCGAGGTCATGCCGCTGGGTGAGGTCGATGAGGACCGGGTTGACCATTTCCTCCCGCTCACTGCCGTGCGGCAGCGGCTGGAGGAGATATTCACCTTGCAGGAAAACGGCCACAGCAGCGGGGGGCCGGCACGCTATCTCACAGTCGCGCAAACCGGCGGGCAGCTGGGCCTGATCTCGCCCCTGACCAACAACTTCTGCGCCAGCTGCAACCGCATCCGGGTGACGGCAACCGGCCAGCTTTATCCCTGCCTCGGCGGGGGGGAGCGGGTCGACCTGCGGGCGGCGCTGCGGTCAGACGCGCCCGATGCCAATCTCGCTCTGGCGCTGGACGAAGCGATGCGGATCAAGCCTGAACGCCACCATTTCGATATTTCCGCCCGCGGCGCTGCACCGGCGCAGCCGCGCCATATGTCGGTGACGGGGGGATGAAGCAGGGCATTCGGATCGTCTATCTGGGTCGGCTGGCCGAGGTGGCCGGAAAGCCCGAGAGCGAGATCGGGTCCAGCTTCGGCGAACTGGACTGGCCGGACATTCTTGCCGTGCTCGACAATCATGTTGCTGACGGTCTTGCCGATGCGGTTCGTGACGAGAGAGTGAAAGTGGCGCTCAACGGGGCAGTGCTGGCCGACCGCGAATCGCTGGTGGCCCGGAACGGTGACGAGGTCGCCTTCCTCCCGCCCGTCAGCGGAGGCTGAGCAAAGCGCCATGCCGATGCGCGATA encodes the following:
- the ctaD gene encoding cytochrome c oxidase subunit I, giving the protein MATTANTFQAHGDDHAHHDADHKPAFFARWFMSTNHKDIGTLYLIFAICAGIIGGVISGVMRAELAEPGIQVLGWWVEIMGGESSFEANAHLWNVFITAHGLIMVFFMVMPAMIGGFGNWFVPLMIGAPDMAFPRMNNISFWLTVAGFMSLMFSTFVPGGPEGNGAGIGWTAYAPLSTSGSVGPATDFAIFSLHLAGAASIMGAINFITTIFNMRAPGMTLHKMPLFVWSVLVTAFLLLLALPVLAAAITMLLTDRNFGTTFFNPAGGGDPVLYQHLFWFFGHPEVYIMILPGFGIISQIVATFSRKPVFGYLGMAYAMVAIGVVGFVVWAHHMYTVGMDVNTKMYFTAATMVIAVPTGVKIFSWIATMWGGSIEFKSPMVWAIGMIFLFTVGGVTGVYLANGGIDDVVHDTYFVVAHFHYVLSMGAVFSLFAGFYYWFPKMSGRMHSEFLSHVHFWIFFIGVNMIFFPMHFLGLQGMPRRYPDYPEAYSYWNEIATIGYTVMAVSMVVFFVNMIYAFVAGKKAGDNPWGEGATTLEWTLSSPPPYHQFETLPVIEDHHDYHDHRPVTA
- a CDS encoding heme o synthase, producing the protein MTTAPTATVPLPAEWRDFFALTKPRVMSLVIFTGLCGLLAAPGSIHPVLGFTAILCIAMGAGGAAALNMWWEADLDAGMKRTAARPIPGGRMDPTSARDFGIGLSVGSVLLMGLGIGWLAASILAVSIVYYAVIYTIWLKPRTPQNIVIGGGAGAFPPLIGWVAVTGDVTLMPVLLFAIIFMWTPPHFWALALFVQIDYAKVGIPMMPVVRGEASTRKQILVYSILLLPVAVAPWFVGGTGALYGVVALVLSALFVALAVPVATRRAGEGDTMRPEKRLFSFSVLYLFLLFAALVADALVRQQGWLS
- a CDS encoding cytochrome c oxidase assembly protein, producing the protein MTTMPLEDRNRRVGFYALLGAVAMLGLGYAAVPLYDLFCRVTGFGGTTQKATEQEATLAERMARSAGAREISIRFDASTARDMPWAFKPEQVTEKVQIGVRDLAFYTARNDSGVPITGTATFNVEPEQAGKYFHKVQCFCFTEQVLQPGQEVRMPVLYFVDPAILNDPNMRDTQQITLSYTFHKSAIQPKIPAS
- a CDS encoding cytochrome c oxidase subunit 3 — its product is MAGTANHDYHILPPDIWPFLGSVSALTFTSGMVLMMHDMASWQIVLGLGIAGLIATFFSWFGNIVKEAQAGYHTPVVQLHLRYGMITFIASEVMFFVGWFWAWFDFSLFPSVISEVVAGQWPPKAVEAVLDPFKLPLLNTLILLCSGTTVTWAHHSLIHGDREGLKKGLWLTILLGLLFTAIQAYEYSHAPFPFGENTYGSAFYMATGFHGFHVLVGTIFLIVCLVRTYKGHFTPRQHFGFEAAAWYWHFVDVVWLFLFVAIYVFGGGDAPKI
- a CDS encoding DUF983 domain-containing protein, with translation MNGPVPDNRGGQPSIREAALFGLCPQCGAKTLFEGVAQFAPRCRACGLDLTKFNVGDGPAAFLTLIIGGLIVGLALWLEIAVTPPFWVHALLWIPLTFGLVIYGLRVAKAALLASEYSNKAGEAGRDQD
- a CDS encoding SURF1 family protein; translation: MRKIPIVPTLVVLLAVAIMIALGVWQLGRAEEKDALLQRYAAAGASTDAVAWPINGDAAERVLYRRSRITCESLSAMKQVAGTAASGARGWAHRATCTLPGGEASALVDIGWSAVPNPAAWTGGQVSGIMAPGPRLVADPPLAGLEPLARPDPRELPNNHLSYAVQWFLFALTALVIYGIALRRRWRDRS
- the thrC gene encoding threonine synthase, giving the protein MEYISTRGAAPALDFEGATLAGLAPDGGLYVPRQWPRFSPDEITAMRGLPYATLAARVMQPFVGDCLAPERLQAMCDAAYGRFAHKAVTPLVQLDEQHWVLELFHGPTLAFKDVALQLLGLLFEEFLNRRAENLTIVGATSGDTGSAAIDAVAGREGIDIFMLHPRGRVSDVQRRQMTTVLAPNVHNIAIDGSFDDAQAMVKRMFNDPDVTGRFRIGAVNSINWARLMAQVVYYFATALQLGAPERKVAFSVPTGNFGDVFAGYVAARMGLPVERLIVATNVNDILHRALSEGDYSAGTVTPTAAPSMDIQVSSNFERLLFDLGGRDGVAMAEQMRGFEASKAMRLTNAQREGAAALFTSARADADDTAQAMRWAYEQCGQVLDPHTAIGLHAARESGLGADIPVITLATAHPAKFPDPVERATGLRPTLPARVGDLFQREERFTELAGGYDNVAAYITERAVPAA
- a CDS encoding class I SAM-dependent methyltransferase — encoded protein: MAEVVLDPVLMVGEGWDAYRLLDSGHGRKWEQYGPYRFIRPEPQAMWSPRVEEWQADGEFVPGSDEDGGGRWSLSPEVPAEGWPLAWRIARFTAQCTPFRHLGFFPDMAPVWDWMGTQLSPASAEGHTTLNLFGYTGVGSLALSEYGPVVHVDASKKSVAQARDNAALSGMADRPIRWLIDDATKFAAREVRRGRRYDGIILDPPKFGRGPDGEVWRLEDGLPGLVGDCGQLLDDSSRFLFLTVYAVRMSSLALAGLLAEKLAHLPGVIEHGDLCVRESGEGARHLPTAIFARWRQNG
- a CDS encoding dihydroneopterin aldolase, with the translated sequence MADSLILEVTDLEHDVLTGIYSEETGKPQPLRISIAARLKCAEHYAPDTPLDASKNYMDLKFAATGALPEGVHFKLIEAVADHICETLFLQDDRVEAVTVKIVKLAIAEANEKIGITMTRERR
- a CDS encoding Rossmann fold domain-containing protein encodes the protein MAGQAVLTVGALSAAALDAASQFHHEWVGQVRQQAEQGADAVAIVMRPAPVDHTDWRRAAARDLARALAPVRVNVLSGSDEAAISATLTYLGNAPGVTGHYLPLHGN
- the moaA gene encoding GTP 3',8-cyclase MoaA is translated as MLRDGFGRRISYLRLSVTDRCDLRCGYCMPEKMQFLPRREVLSLEELYHLSLGFIARGITKIRLTGGEPLVRRDMPDLLRALGRLLGAHGGQGRLDELTLTTNGTQLAGFAGQIADAGVKRINVSLDTRDPALFARLTRRDRLADVLTGIAAAKAAGLRVKINTVALKGLNEDEIPELIRWAHGEGHDLTLIEVMPLGEVDEDRVDHFLPLTAVRQRLEEIFTLQENGHSSGGPARYLTVAQTGGQLGLISPLTNNFCASCNRIRVTATGQLYPCLGGGERVDLRAALRSDAPDANLALALDEAMRIKPERHHFDISARGAAPAQPRHMSVTGG
- a CDS encoding MoaD/ThiS family protein, coding for MKQGIRIVYLGRLAEVAGKPESEIGSSFGELDWPDILAVLDNHVADGLADAVRDERVKVALNGAVLADRESLVARNGDEVAFLPPVSGG